A portion of the Paenibacillus hamazuiensis genome contains these proteins:
- a CDS encoding chemotaxis protein CheX, with amino-acid sequence MIFEAVNISALKYFNRLGLSSVQMLEPDKGCAFLEDVTAFIPLKGLIEGGLILTVSEQLACFLAKRFLIGDVTEEEAAGCAIEVIAEMTNVIAGNALMDRENHDILLGTPVMGVTRKAAIRSHCKAVCIQPYSTPYGRLQCIYIGADRKAELAGLLTIHS; translated from the coding sequence ATGATCTTTGAAGCCGTGAACATATCGGCGCTGAAATATTTTAACCGGCTCGGGCTGTCTTCGGTACAGATGCTGGAGCCGGATAAGGGCTGCGCTTTTCTCGAGGACGTCACAGCGTTTATTCCGCTGAAGGGTTTGATCGAAGGCGGGCTTATTTTGACGGTCAGCGAACAGCTCGCCTGCTTTTTGGCAAAGCGCTTCTTGATCGGGGACGTCACCGAAGAGGAAGCCGCCGGCTGTGCCATCGAAGTGATCGCCGAAATGACCAATGTCATCGCGGGAAACGCATTGATGGACCGGGAAAATCACGATATTTTGCTCGGCACCCCCGTAATGGGCGTGACGCGCAAGGCGGCAATCCGCTCACATTGTAAAGCGGTATGCATACAGCCGTACTCAACTCCGTATGGGAGGCTGCAGTGCATCTACATCGGGGCGGATCGGAAGGCTGAGCTTGCCGGTCTGCTGACGATTCATTCATAA
- a CDS encoding NAD-dependent epimerase/dehydratase family protein: MKVLVLGGTGLISSQIVEQLLEAGHDVSVFNRGLRSLPYGDRVRSIVGDKTDAAGFRQTMSGVQADAVIDMISFNAEDAQVTVETFRGSAGQLIFCSSSAAYKRPYRSVPIREEAEELFDDPSFGYAFGKAEMERYLQRVITEGEVPVTIIRPSLTYGIGAANLGVLRQNYNIVHRIRSGKPLVMFGDGTTPWSFTFAPDLAKAFVGAVGNERTFGQAYHATSEEVHIWQDLYTVFGEVLGIEPHIVHISSDLLKTADPALFSHLYYEKSYCGLFDNTKAKRDIPGFRPTISLKEGLKMMLGWYEREGHRVDETKDRLEDRLVQLHGEWSRQLAGLKY; the protein is encoded by the coding sequence ATGAAAGTTCTCGTATTGGGAGGCACGGGCTTGATCAGCAGCCAGATTGTGGAGCAGCTGCTCGAAGCGGGCCATGACGTATCGGTGTTTAACCGCGGTTTGCGAAGCTTGCCGTATGGCGACCGGGTGCGCAGCATTGTCGGCGACAAGACGGATGCCGCCGGCTTCCGTCAAACGATGAGCGGCGTTCAGGCGGACGCGGTCATCGATATGATCAGTTTTAATGCGGAGGATGCGCAGGTTACGGTGGAGACGTTCCGGGGCAGCGCCGGACAGCTCATTTTCTGTTCATCCTCGGCCGCTTATAAAAGACCGTACCGCTCCGTCCCTATCCGCGAGGAGGCTGAGGAGCTGTTTGACGATCCTTCCTTCGGCTACGCGTTCGGCAAGGCGGAGATGGAGCGGTATTTGCAGAGGGTCATCACGGAGGGTGAAGTGCCGGTGACGATCATTCGGCCGTCGCTCACCTATGGCATCGGGGCGGCCAATCTTGGAGTGCTGCGGCAAAATTACAACATTGTACACCGTATTCGCAGCGGCAAGCCGCTCGTTATGTTCGGCGACGGCACGACGCCGTGGAGCTTCACGTTCGCACCGGACCTGGCGAAAGCTTTCGTCGGCGCTGTCGGCAACGAGCGGACGTTCGGCCAGGCGTACCACGCTACGAGCGAGGAAGTGCACATATGGCAGGACCTGTATACCGTGTTCGGCGAGGTGCTCGGAATCGAGCCGCACATCGTGCATATCAGCTCGGATCTTCTGAAAACCGCCGACCCCGCGCTGTTTTCCCACCTGTATTACGAGAAAAGCTACTGCGGCCTGTTCGACAACACGAAGGCGAAGCGGGACATTCCCGGCTTCCGCCCGACGATTTCGCTGAAGGAAGGCCTGAAGATGATGCTCGGCTGGTACGAGCGGGAGGGGCACCGGGTGGACGAAACCAAGGACCGGTTGGAAGACCGCCTCGTCCAGCTTCACGGAGAGTGGAGCAGGCAGCTTGCCGGTTTGAAATATTAA
- a CDS encoding N-acetylglucosamine kinase has protein sequence MKAQPEVVIGIDGGGTYTRLMVSDLDGKILSYVETGASSFKKDAGATRHVHEGITSALSEAACSPEAVKGVMAGIAGYDSEMDLEWVEELTEMAGLHCPRWHVNDAVIAHAGAFLAEPGIVVISGTGSILFAITEEGAHIRNYDLKHYAHSAARFLAYDAVYEMLAGNIAAADETFVHQTLTHWSVRGMDELRQMARYGFIEDRRDRDRQFGLMGPLVTGAAEQGSPLAQTVCDRAAHQISVGVELLGAYFESETVAVSFIGSVINSPYMKEEVSRRLLAGKLKTYRVVKPALSAVAGAVIMALKRLGKPVDTEIVGRIRQHYAALVDSNTV, from the coding sequence ATGAAAGCGCAACCGGAGGTAGTTATTGGCATTGACGGGGGTGGGACGTATACCAGGCTTATGGTCAGCGATCTCGATGGCAAGATCCTTTCCTATGTGGAAACCGGGGCTTCCTCCTTCAAAAAAGATGCGGGGGCCACGAGGCATGTTCACGAGGGAATAACAAGTGCTTTATCCGAGGCGGCATGTTCTCCGGAAGCGGTCAAAGGAGTGATGGCAGGCATTGCCGGCTATGATTCGGAGATGGACCTGGAATGGGTTGAAGAGCTTACAGAAATGGCCGGGTTGCATTGCCCGCGCTGGCATGTCAACGACGCGGTTATCGCACATGCCGGGGCATTCCTGGCGGAACCGGGAATTGTCGTCATTTCCGGAACAGGATCAATCCTGTTTGCCATCACTGAAGAAGGGGCTCACATCCGAAATTACGATCTGAAGCATTACGCCCACAGTGCGGCCCGCTTTCTCGCCTATGACGCAGTTTACGAGATGCTGGCCGGCAACATCGCCGCTGCGGATGAAACTTTCGTACATCAGACGCTCACGCATTGGTCGGTGAGGGGAATGGACGAGCTGAGGCAAATGGCCCGATATGGTTTTATTGAAGACCGGCGGGATCGTGACCGCCAGTTTGGATTAATGGGGCCTCTGGTGACGGGGGCCGCCGAACAGGGCAGTCCGCTGGCACAAACCGTCTGTGACCGGGCGGCGCATCAAATTTCCGTCGGAGTCGAGCTGCTTGGCGCATATTTTGAGAGCGAGACTGTCGCCGTCTCCTTCATCGGCAGCGTTATCAATAGTCCGTACATGAAGGAGGAAGTTTCCCGGCGTTTATTGGCGGGGAAACTGAAGACTTATCGCGTGGTGAAACCTGCGTTGTCCGCCGTTGCCGGGGCTGTAATCATGGCTCTCAAACGTCTGGGTAAACCTGTAGACACCGAGATAGTCGGGCGGATCCGACAGCATTACGCCGCACTTGTGGACAGCAACACGGTATGA
- a CDS encoding extracellular solute-binding protein: protein MQPTKKASRHPIFVRGCKRFLLIALTTTLAAACLQVPWPEPSRAAAADEPKAQSSGAAAGQQAPASQNAAARQETPTVKTEPQAGAPAQASNQTRQAVKLGEFEPYYAEVLKDWQSKGRKAGSQTITIDASKPSNKSATANASAQSYEGKSNVLVWDTSKDNWIEFTVDVPADGLYEMHVSYRPFTGKGYRKPITWDVLLDGKHPFREASSVTLYRQWKDARPIKKDVDGNDIRPKSEDISSWMAAPMRDAAGAYADPLQWLFTKGKHTIRLEGYEPVALESIKLMPKAELKSYADVAKSYPPSGKLTAEAITLQAEEMSAKNDSAIQMVSDTDQRSVPLAKGRITFNTVGGMKWYNQNQEISWTFTVTESGKYRIGVRALQNVISQKSTFRRIAIDGKVPFQEMLGYRFPYSMGWQGVILQDNDGKPYDFYLEKGTHTLSMAVTHYPFKPIIIGIEELTDILREVDQDLKSLTGGVSDKNRTWKIAQDLPDLPPRLEKAAKLMTSLSEQLVQVNGRKDNISQSLLTSASDIQSLLNKVDDIPYHADQITSMQEKVSKFIEQLVQQPLQLDELYIVPADKSFPEMEAGFFTRVVGMVKNFFYSFDSKSRLSDMDDNELNVWVHRGRDYVNLLQELADEMFTPETGIRVKVNLLPNPQLLILSNAAGIQPDIALGLSQDLPVDYAIRGSIYDLSQFKDFDAIYKRYSPGSWLAFYYDKGYYALPETQSFQVLFYRKDIMAKLGLALPDTWEDVYDMLPTLQQNYMNFYVPPKEFIPYFYQSNAEFFEKTGLKTALETPESFKAFKMWTDMFNIYAIDREVPSFYQHFRKGDIPIGVADYNMYVQLSAAAPELNGSWGIAPLPGTKQPDGSVTRWAGGGQTTAVIFKKSNKKDRAWEFLKWWTSADVQERYGSDLEAFNGVSFRWNTANIEAFAKLPWKREDANVILQQWKWYKEMPNLPGSYFIGREMTNAWNRTVVDGLNYRTSLEQAVMDIERELRRKQQEFGFVDADGNPLRTMDLPVVSKPWEGVDDYVK from the coding sequence TTGCAACCGACGAAAAAAGCATCGCGACACCCTATATTCGTCCGCGGCTGTAAACGCTTCCTTTTGATAGCGCTTACCACAACTCTCGCCGCGGCATGCCTGCAAGTGCCGTGGCCGGAGCCGTCCCGCGCTGCAGCGGCGGATGAACCGAAGGCGCAAAGCTCAGGCGCCGCGGCGGGGCAGCAGGCCCCGGCCTCACAGAATGCAGCCGCGCGGCAAGAAACGCCGACGGTCAAAACCGAGCCGCAAGCCGGGGCCCCTGCCCAAGCGAGCAACCAAACGCGTCAGGCGGTCAAGCTCGGCGAGTTTGAGCCGTATTACGCGGAGGTGCTGAAGGATTGGCAGAGCAAAGGCCGGAAGGCCGGCTCGCAAACGATCACCATAGACGCTTCGAAGCCGTCGAACAAGTCGGCGACGGCCAATGCATCTGCGCAATCGTATGAAGGCAAATCGAACGTGCTCGTGTGGGATACGTCGAAGGACAACTGGATCGAATTCACCGTGGACGTACCCGCAGACGGACTTTACGAAATGCACGTATCGTACCGCCCGTTCACCGGCAAAGGGTACCGCAAGCCGATTACCTGGGACGTGCTGCTGGACGGCAAGCATCCGTTCCGCGAGGCGTCCTCGGTTACGCTGTACCGGCAGTGGAAGGATGCCAGGCCGATCAAGAAGGACGTGGACGGCAACGATATCCGGCCGAAGTCCGAGGATATCAGCAGCTGGATGGCAGCGCCGATGCGCGATGCCGCCGGAGCTTATGCAGACCCGCTGCAGTGGCTGTTTACGAAAGGAAAACATACGATCCGGCTGGAAGGGTACGAGCCGGTAGCGCTCGAGTCGATCAAACTCATGCCGAAAGCCGAGCTGAAATCTTACGCCGACGTGGCGAAATCGTATCCGCCATCGGGCAAGCTGACGGCAGAAGCGATTACGCTTCAAGCCGAGGAAATGTCTGCGAAAAACGATTCCGCCATCCAAATGGTATCGGACACCGACCAGCGTTCCGTTCCTTTGGCAAAAGGACGTATTACGTTCAACACGGTCGGAGGCATGAAGTGGTACAACCAAAACCAGGAGATCTCCTGGACGTTCACCGTAACGGAATCGGGCAAATACCGGATCGGCGTGCGGGCGCTGCAAAATGTCATCTCGCAAAAGTCGACGTTCCGCCGCATCGCGATCGACGGCAAGGTGCCGTTTCAGGAAATGCTCGGCTACCGTTTCCCGTATTCGATGGGCTGGCAAGGGGTCATTTTGCAGGACAACGACGGCAAACCGTACGATTTTTATTTGGAAAAAGGCACCCACACGTTATCGATGGCGGTGACGCATTATCCGTTCAAGCCGATCATTATCGGCATCGAAGAGCTGACGGATATTTTGCGCGAGGTCGATCAGGATCTGAAGTCGCTCACCGGCGGTGTCAGCGATAAAAACCGCACGTGGAAAATCGCCCAGGACCTGCCGGACCTGCCGCCGCGTCTTGAAAAAGCGGCAAAGCTGATGACATCGCTTTCCGAGCAGCTTGTGCAGGTGAACGGGCGCAAGGACAACATCAGTCAAAGCTTGCTGACGTCGGCGAGCGACATTCAGTCGCTGCTGAATAAAGTGGACGATATCCCTTACCATGCCGACCAGATCACCTCCATGCAAGAGAAGGTAAGCAAGTTCATCGAGCAGCTCGTACAGCAGCCTTTGCAGCTGGATGAACTGTACATCGTGCCGGCGGATAAAAGCTTCCCGGAAATGGAAGCCGGCTTTTTTACGAGAGTGGTCGGCATGGTCAAAAATTTCTTCTATTCGTTCGATTCGAAGTCCCGTCTGAGCGATATGGACGACAACGAGCTGAACGTATGGGTGCACCGCGGGCGCGACTACGTCAACCTGCTGCAGGAGCTGGCGGACGAAATGTTTACGCCGGAAACCGGCATCCGGGTGAAGGTGAACCTGCTGCCGAACCCGCAGCTGCTCATTTTGTCCAATGCCGCAGGCATTCAGCCGGACATTGCGCTCGGGCTGTCGCAGGACTTGCCGGTCGATTACGCGATCCGGGGCAGCATCTACGATTTGTCGCAGTTCAAAGATTTCGACGCGATTTACAAGCGCTACAGTCCCGGATCGTGGCTCGCATTTTATTATGACAAAGGCTACTACGCGCTGCCGGAAACGCAGTCGTTCCAGGTGCTTTTTTACCGCAAGGACATAATGGCGAAGCTCGGCCTAGCGCTGCCGGACACGTGGGAGGACGTTTACGACATGCTGCCGACGCTGCAGCAAAATTACATGAACTTTTACGTACCGCCGAAGGAATTTATCCCGTATTTTTATCAGAGCAACGCCGAGTTTTTTGAAAAAACGGGCTTGAAAACCGCGCTGGAGACGCCCGAGTCGTTCAAGGCGTTCAAAATGTGGACCGACATGTTCAACATTTACGCCATCGACCGGGAAGTGCCGAGCTTCTACCAGCACTTCCGCAAAGGCGACATACCAATCGGCGTCGCCGATTACAACATGTACGTGCAGCTGTCGGCGGCCGCGCCGGAGCTGAACGGTTCGTGGGGGATCGCCCCGCTGCCGGGCACGAAGCAGCCGGACGGCAGCGTCACCCGCTGGGCGGGCGGCGGCCAGACGACGGCGGTCATTTTCAAAAAATCGAACAAAAAAGACCGGGCGTGGGAGTTTTTGAAATGGTGGACGTCGGCCGACGTTCAGGAACGTTACGGCTCCGACCTCGAGGCGTTCAACGGCGTGTCGTTCCGCTGGAACACCGCCAACATCGAAGCTTTCGCCAAGCTGCCGTGGAAGCGGGAAGACGCCAACGTCATTTTGCAGCAGTGGAAATGGTATAAGGAAATGCCGAATCTGCCGGGCAGCTACTTTATCGGCCGGGAGATGACGAACGCGTGGAACCGCACCGTCGTCGACGGCTTGAATTACCGCACTTCGCTGGAGCAGGCGGTTATGGACATCGAGCGGGAGCTGCGGCGCAAGCAGCAGGAGTTCGGCTTCGTCGATGCGGACGGCAATCCGCTGCGCACGATGGACCTGCCGGTCGTTAGCAAGCCGTGGGAAGGGGTGGACGACTATGTTAAATAA
- a CDS encoding GyrI-like domain-containing protein, with the protein MAIDRQRVHKEDVKKLNKTIYSIKDLEATVYDIPEMNYIFAHGNGARNIYRMYDYKEIWTMGRFINRSKYYTVGELGKNYSRMPLEMEWGEAAEQAEPGTEVPFTAMMWIPEYVSEFIFDRTLSDLRGRLGELGATLQLGKVSQGTCAQLMHFGHYSGIGETVRQMRSSLEEQGYVPKGRHREIFMNHPHCNPPEKLQILIRQPLEPLQV; encoded by the coding sequence ATGGCGATCGATCGGCAAAGGGTGCATAAGGAAGACGTCAAAAAGCTGAATAAGACGATTTACTCGATCAAGGATCTCGAAGCCACTGTTTACGACATCCCGGAAATGAATTACATTTTCGCTCACGGCAATGGCGCCCGCAACATCTATCGGATGTATGATTACAAGGAAATATGGACGATGGGGCGTTTTATCAACCGCTCCAAATATTACACGGTTGGGGAGCTCGGCAAAAACTACAGCCGCATGCCGCTGGAAATGGAATGGGGCGAAGCCGCCGAACAAGCCGAACCCGGAACGGAAGTTCCATTCACCGCGATGATGTGGATTCCCGAATATGTGAGCGAATTTATTTTTGATCGGACGTTGTCTGATCTTAGGGGCCGTTTGGGGGAGCTGGGTGCAACGCTCCAACTTGGCAAGGTTTCGCAGGGGACGTGCGCCCAGTTGATGCATTTCGGGCATTACAGCGGCATCGGCGAAACGGTCCGGCAAATGCGGAGCTCCTTGGAGGAGCAAGGCTACGTGCCGAAAGGGCGGCACCGTGAGATCTTTATGAACCACCCTCACTGCAATCCCCCGGAAAAATTGCAAATCCTGATTCGGCAGCCCCTCGAACCTTTGCAGGTTTAG
- a CDS encoding histidine phosphatase family protein: MAQKTIVYMVRHADSPFSLENERYRGLSEQGLKDAEIVAGRLASEKIDHIFSSPYTRAVQTVDPLAKRLQLDILQIESFRETFWAGPDVHIAEFAKTVEMYFADPHFSLPGGESIKEAQYRAMAALKHILAVYGGKRVVIGLHGNILTFILNYFDGKYGIDFWKKLSRPDIYKLSFDNMELKRVTRIWKPPARNEIAKT; the protein is encoded by the coding sequence ATGGCGCAGAAAACGATCGTTTATATGGTTCGTCATGCGGATTCTCCCTTTTCGCTGGAAAATGAAAGGTACCGGGGACTTTCCGAGCAGGGGCTGAAGGATGCGGAAATCGTCGCCGGCCGTCTGGCTTCGGAAAAGATCGACCATATTTTCTCTTCGCCGTATACGCGAGCCGTGCAAACGGTGGACCCGCTGGCCAAACGGCTGCAGCTGGACATTCTCCAGATCGAAAGCTTCCGCGAAACGTTTTGGGCCGGGCCGGACGTGCATATCGCCGAATTTGCCAAGACGGTGGAAATGTACTTTGCCGATCCCCATTTTTCCTTGCCCGGAGGGGAATCGATCAAGGAAGCGCAATACAGAGCGATGGCCGCTTTGAAGCATATATTGGCGGTTTACGGCGGGAAGCGGGTCGTCATCGGCCTGCACGGCAACATTCTCACGTTCATTTTAAATTATTTTGACGGCAAGTACGGCATCGATTTTTGGAAAAAGCTGTCCCGGCCGGACATTTATAAACTGAGCTTCGACAATATGGAGCTTAAACGCGTGACGCGAATCTGGAAGCCGCCCGCAAGGAACGAGATCGCAAAGACGTAA
- a CDS encoding DUF5367 family protein encodes MNALRADHRKGTFFLVWGFLLWLAATVIFHFLGDWMIEAGNWLKIVISFVAAVPLIYGCTLPVYAALHIPPAERLHCAACIALPGMLLDIFSLPFHRTVFPTLADNSIPLLAAWLLWAYSLILASGLIFKK; translated from the coding sequence ATGAACGCATTACGTGCGGATCATCGGAAAGGAACGTTTTTTCTGGTATGGGGATTCCTTTTGTGGCTGGCGGCGACTGTGATCTTTCACTTTCTCGGGGATTGGATGATAGAAGCCGGAAACTGGTTAAAAATCGTCATAAGTTTTGTGGCCGCCGTTCCATTGATTTATGGCTGCACACTGCCGGTATATGCCGCCCTTCATATTCCGCCGGCCGAACGGCTGCACTGCGCCGCCTGTATCGCGCTGCCGGGAATGCTTCTGGATATTTTCTCCCTTCCCTTTCATCGCACCGTCTTTCCTACGTTGGCGGACAACAGCATTCCGCTGCTAGCCGCTTGGCTGCTGTGGGCGTACAGCCTCATTCTGGCATCCGGGCTTATTTTCAAAAAGTAA
- a CDS encoding zinc ribbon domain-containing protein: MAVKICKGCGESNPENAHLCVVCSSSLKEAPTFGTPDADKQLTGVLTGSRHTCWYCSEKTDEGALKCKFCGSTLMRPSRPAGSGYTYYGSSGSSPGGCAVVLLFVATLLVPIVGLIVGGIFAFSDDPGKQDIGKALLVFGLIVLLLGIVVGAFFL, encoded by the coding sequence TTGGCCGTCAAAATATGCAAAGGCTGCGGGGAATCGAACCCGGAAAACGCTCATCTTTGCGTCGTTTGCAGCAGTTCCCTGAAGGAGGCGCCGACCTTCGGGACCCCCGATGCGGATAAGCAGTTAACCGGCGTTTTAACCGGCTCCAGGCACACATGCTGGTATTGCAGCGAAAAAACCGACGAAGGCGCGCTGAAGTGCAAATTTTGCGGAAGTACCTTAATGCGGCCAAGCCGCCCTGCGGGAAGCGGGTACACGTATTACGGATCATCCGGGTCTTCGCCCGGCGGATGTGCGGTCGTACTGCTGTTTGTCGCGACGCTCCTTGTTCCGATCGTAGGACTCATCGTCGGCGGCATATTCGCCTTCAGCGACGACCCGGGCAAGCAGGATATCGGCAAGGCTTTGCTTGTATTCGGTTTGATCGTATTGCTGCTCGGAATCGTTGTCGGCGCCTTCTTTTTGTAG
- a CDS encoding ABC transporter ATP-binding protein has translation MARILMNHIYKRYGKDKQAVVKDFHLEIKDKEFLVFVGPSGCGKSTTLRMIAGLEDISEGEIYIGDTLVNDLPPKDRDIAMVFQNYALYPNMSVYENIAFGLRLRKLPKHEIDIAVKRAARVLEIEQYLSRKPRQLSGGQRQRVALGRAIVRNPQVFLMDEPLSNLDAKLRVQMRTEIIKLHKTLGVTMIYVTHDQIEAMTMGDRIVVMKDGIIQQVDTPELIYTYPKNTFVASFIGSPPMNFIEGRIHENETGKLEFHTQRFSLEIPEGKAHVLVQNKQVNRTVTLGIRPENVSLEEIVFHAYPKAVIPGVHKISELMGADRFLHLDIGQERMLVVRANPRYHYDEDDKIQVAVDMSKALFFHVETGERFSDV, from the coding sequence ATGGCCAGAATTTTAATGAATCACATCTATAAGCGGTACGGCAAAGATAAGCAGGCGGTCGTGAAAGATTTTCACCTGGAGATCAAGGATAAGGAGTTTCTCGTATTCGTCGGACCGTCCGGGTGCGGCAAGTCGACGACGCTGCGGATGATTGCCGGACTCGAGGACATCTCGGAGGGCGAAATTTACATCGGCGATACGCTGGTGAACGATTTGCCGCCGAAGGACCGCGATATCGCGATGGTTTTCCAAAACTACGCGCTGTACCCGAACATGAGCGTGTACGAAAACATCGCCTTCGGGCTCAGGCTGCGCAAGCTGCCGAAGCACGAGATCGACATCGCCGTCAAGCGGGCGGCACGGGTGCTCGAGATCGAGCAGTACCTCAGCCGCAAGCCGAGGCAGCTTTCGGGCGGCCAGCGGCAGCGCGTGGCTTTGGGACGCGCGATCGTGCGCAATCCGCAGGTATTCCTGATGGACGAACCGCTGTCCAACCTCGATGCGAAGCTGCGCGTGCAAATGCGCACCGAGATCATCAAGCTGCACAAGACGCTCGGGGTGACAATGATTTACGTGACGCACGATCAGATCGAGGCGATGACGATGGGCGACAGAATCGTTGTGATGAAGGACGGCATCATACAGCAGGTCGATACGCCGGAGTTGATTTACACGTATCCGAAAAACACGTTTGTCGCCAGTTTTATCGGGTCCCCGCCGATGAACTTTATCGAAGGGCGCATACACGAAAACGAGACGGGCAAGCTGGAGTTCCATACGCAGCGGTTTTCGCTGGAAATCCCGGAAGGCAAGGCCCACGTGCTCGTGCAAAACAAGCAGGTGAACCGGACGGTTACGCTTGGCATTCGCCCGGAAAACGTCAGCTTGGAGGAGATTGTGTTCCATGCATATCCGAAGGCGGTCATTCCCGGGGTGCATAAAATCAGCGAGCTGATGGGAGCGGACCGGTTTCTGCATCTGGATATCGGGCAGGAGCGGATGCTGGTCGTGCGGGCTAACCCGCGTTACCACTACGATGAAGATGATAAAATCCAAGTGGCTGTCGACATGTCGAAGGCGTTGTTTTTCCACGTTGAAACGGGTGAGAGGTTCTCGGATGTGTAA
- a CDS encoding TetR/AcrR family transcriptional regulator, with amino-acid sequence MAKPNVVTKQELLQAAQMCLAEKGIEKTTLKAVADKANVSQGTVFYHFRTKEQLMLELVQSLCDSSWQALQTSRGSVEEALEAAKERCDYNSAYHRLFFTSLAASLSLKPNRDRLGAMIRQENVYLSEVLAARWGMSPIRQISMEHWGILMNALIDGLAVQALLDEEFPKDAVFDALQHLFDYISSGVDS; translated from the coding sequence ATGGCCAAACCAAACGTTGTTACCAAGCAGGAGCTTTTGCAAGCCGCCCAGATGTGCCTTGCCGAGAAAGGAATCGAGAAAACGACGTTAAAGGCGGTCGCCGATAAGGCGAATGTCAGCCAAGGGACGGTATTTTACCATTTTCGAACGAAGGAACAGTTAATGCTTGAGCTTGTGCAGAGCTTGTGCGATTCGTCCTGGCAAGCTTTGCAGACCAGCCGCGGCAGCGTGGAGGAAGCGCTGGAGGCCGCCAAAGAACGGTGCGATTACAATTCCGCCTACCACCGATTATTTTTCACCTCGCTGGCTGCGAGCCTTTCCTTGAAACCGAATCGCGATCGGCTGGGCGCGATGATTCGACAGGAAAACGTTTATTTGAGCGAGGTTCTCGCCGCCCGCTGGGGAATGTCGCCTATCCGGCAAATATCTATGGAGCACTGGGGTATTCTGATGAACGCTCTGATTGACGGCCTGGCGGTGCAAGCTTTATTGGACGAGGAGTTTCCTAAAGATGCCGTTTTTGATGCATTGCAGCATTTGTTCGACTACATTTCAAGTGGGGTGGATTCATGA
- a CDS encoding response regulator, with the protein MAKVMIVDDSTVMRKNIKTILERGGHEVITEAADGREVLPLYINHRPDLVTLDISMETMDGTQALQSLLKSFPQAKVVMISAMGQKQQVLEAIKLGAKSYIVKPFEGDKLLEVVDKVLLAGE; encoded by the coding sequence GTGGCAAAAGTAATGATTGTGGACGACTCGACGGTCATGAGAAAAAACATTAAAACGATCCTCGAACGGGGCGGCCACGAAGTGATCACGGAGGCAGCCGACGGCCGGGAGGTGCTGCCTTTATATATCAATCATCGCCCGGATCTCGTGACGCTGGACATCAGCATGGAGACTATGGACGGCACCCAGGCACTGCAGTCGCTGCTCAAAAGCTTTCCGCAAGCAAAGGTCGTCATGATCAGTGCGATGGGACAAAAGCAGCAGGTTCTGGAGGCGATCAAACTCGGAGCAAAGTCGTATATCGTGAAGCCGTTCGAAGGGGACAAGCTGCTGGAAGTGGTCGACAAGGTGCTGCTGGCGGGAGAATAA
- a CDS encoding lipid II flippase Amj family protein — protein sequence MTLIIHASETASYAIRYAGVRTGKLAVSLSLAGMVLLVSRTSNLIQAPMMGKIIDYAKMNSDYNLELPLRYIIGASSVGTFVAIAAFPSLVFVFARMIVHFDIQGSIAKVISSVTVEKLRNVRSHLRRPSFGMLVSLRIMGIPKRLLLLNCIVTAIYTVGVLASLYASYLAPELSTTASQSSGLINGIATIILTIFIDPQMALLTDKALGFPRESARLGRVFALLMFSRLAGTLLAQAMLVPATKWLIWVIQYI from the coding sequence ATGACCCTGATTATCCATGCTTCGGAAACGGCATCTTACGCAATACGGTATGCCGGGGTAAGGACCGGCAAGCTGGCCGTTTCCTTGTCGCTGGCCGGCATGGTGCTGCTCGTGTCCAGAACCTCGAATCTGATTCAGGCGCCTATGATGGGCAAAATCATCGATTATGCGAAGATGAACAGCGATTACAATCTGGAATTGCCGCTGCGGTATATCATCGGAGCGTCCTCCGTCGGCACGTTCGTCGCCATCGCCGCTTTTCCTTCGCTTGTATTCGTGTTCGCGCGAATGATCGTCCATTTTGACATTCAAGGCTCCATCGCCAAAGTCATTTCCAGCGTCACCGTCGAAAAGCTGAGAAACGTCAGGAGCCACCTTCGCAGGCCGAGCTTCGGTATGCTCGTTTCGCTTCGAATCATGGGCATCCCGAAAAGGCTGCTGCTGCTGAACTGCATCGTGACGGCCATCTACACGGTGGGGGTGCTGGCTTCTTTATACGCCTCGTATTTGGCACCCGAACTCAGCACGACGGCATCGCAGTCGTCCGGGCTCATCAACGGCATCGCGACGATCATTTTAACGATTTTTATCGACCCGCAGATGGCGCTGCTCACGGACAAAGCGCTCGGATTCCCGCGGGAAAGCGCGCGGCTCGGCCGGGTGTTCGCGCTGCTGATGTTTTCCAGGTTGGCCGGGACGCTGCTCGCGCAAGCGATGCTGGTGCCGGCGACGAAATGGCTCATTTGGGTCATTCAGTACATATGA